In Chitinophagaceae bacterium, the DNA window TGTTCCGCACGTCTGCAGTCCCTGACAGCGTGAGGTTATCATTATCAAATCCATTGTTCGTTTCATGAAGGGTAATTGCTGTAGTGGTAGTTACACTTCCCATTGTTTCGGTAAATACATTTCCATTGGGTTGACTAATACTGGAAACAACAACCGGTGAGGATGTAGAATAACATCCGGTCGATAATGTCACCGTCGCAAAATAATTTCCTGCAGTTGAAACAACTATCGATTGTGTAGTTGCTCCTGTAGACCATAAATAACTATTGCCGCTGCTTGCAGTAAGTGTAACAGATGATCCGTTGCAGATGGAAACCGGTCCTGCAGGAGAAATGGTTACTGCCGGATTCGTATTCACCAGGACAGAAGCCGGACTCATTCCATTGTTTGCCGCATTTACATCACCAGTCATTACAGTATAACTATTGAAAGTATAAGTTCCTGCAGTACTCATGTTGTAGGTGCTGTCGAATGTAATGTTGAAAGAAGCATTTCCTGCTAAGGAACCTGTGGTGATTGTTTTAGAAAATGTATGATTACCCGCGGAAGGATTCGTTGTTACTATTATCACTTGTAAATTATGGGAAGGAAATTTTACAGTATCAGTTCCGAAATTTTTCACCTGCACCTGCAATGTTTGATTGGCAACCGGGCAGATGGAGGAAGCAGGTAAATTCAATGCCAGCACACCAACATCCGGAGGTGCTGCACCACCATACTGAAAATTAAATTTTCCGATCACAGGCAAATGATCAGATGCATAGTGCAACGCGTTCGCAACGTTCAAGGAAACCGCGTTGTTCGGCATCCTGTTTATGGAATCGTTGTAGTGATTGCCATCATTTCCATAGCCGGTTTGAGAATTTGCTACATAAGTTACTCCGCCAGTCTGACTGATTGCTTTCGAGTATAAAATCAAATCAAAACGATCATCGATGCCACCGGTTGATCCACCGCCAAATGATCTCGTCCGCGTAGATTGGGTGTGATGAATTGCATAACTGCTGTTGTTCCATGAACCTGTCATGGCTATCGGATCGATAAAATGCCCTTCATTGCTGCCATTTACCTGCAAGAGTTTCTGGTATCCGCTTTCCGAAGCAGCATAAAAATTAAAATCACCGCACACAATAAAATTTGATCCTGCCGGCAATGCATTGGTAACTTTTCTCAAACTGTCCACTTCAAGAGCACGTTGTATTTCGTTTGCTGTTCCTGAACTTGCTTTAAGGTGTACTGCATATATTCTGATGGTATCTCCTGAAAGAATGTGTACCAGTTTGAATTCGCTGATGTTTCTCAGATCCGTTTTTATTTTCTTGTTGCTGACAAAAACAAACTTTCCTGATTTATAAAACAGGCCATTGTCGGTATCGGGGCCATCAATAAAAGCCGCTGCTAAATAGGTGGGTGAGTAAGCATTCATCACTTTCGTCAAAAAACCATTCACTCCCGATTGAGAATTCATTTCTTCTACAACAAGAAGATCAGGATTGGTTGCAGCGATGATTGTTCTGAAGTATGGATTTCGAAGTGCAGTATCTGCTGTGATATTTCCCGGATCAGGATAGTTGAGTAGGTTATAGGTTATCAACGCTACTTCATCCGATTGCTGGCCGAGGCAATCCGACCCATACAGGATACAACCGGTAAGTACCCAAAAGAAAAAACAGGAGAGCCGCAACAATTGAAATAATTGCGATGCGAAAGAATACTGCGGAAAATGCAAGGAACTATTCAAAGTAAGAAGACCTGAAGATTGAATAATGGTGTTCGAAAGTAAAAGAGGAACCGGCATCGTAAATATAGAAACATTTACATAAGTCCGGAATGTGTGTGATGGATCATTTCAGATAAAAAGTTGCCGGAGGAATTTATTCTTTAATGTTTTTCCTATTTTCAACTCATGCTCTTCACACCTGTAAAAATCGGTCCATTGAAACTTCGCAACCTGTTTATTCGTGCCGCTGCTTTCGAAGGCATGAGTCCGCAGCATGGAGTTTCTCAAAAGTTGATTAATTATCATCAGTCAGTTGCTGCGGGAGGCATTGGAATGACGACCGTTGCGTATGCCGCCGTATCAAAAAACGGACTTTCCTTTCCACATCAGTTATGGTTGCGCGCAGAAGTTGTTCCGCCATTGAGAAAGTTGACGGATGCTGTTCACGCGCAGGGTGCTGCCGCTTCGATTCAGCTTGGCCATTGCGGAAATATGTCGAAGCGAAGTGTTACCGGTACACGACCTGTTGCTCCCTCTGCACGATTCAATATGTATGCTCCATCATTTCCCAGGGCAATGCGAAAAGTTGAAATTCCGGAAATGGCAAAATCATTTGGCAATGCTGTCCGGTTAGCACAACAGGCAGGATTTGATGCGGTGGAAATTCACGCAGGGCATGGTTATCTCATCAGCCAGTTTCTTTCTCCGTTTACCAATCATCGCAAAGATGAATTCGGAGGATCATTGATCAATCGGATGAGATTTCTTAAAATGGTAATCGATGAAGTGATGGAGGCAGCAGCAACAAAGACTGCTGTGTTGGTAAAAATGAATATGCGCGATGGTTTTGAAGGAGGAATGGAAATCGATGAATCGCTGCAGGTTGCAGCCATGCTTGAAAATGCCGGCGTTCATGCACTTGTTTTGAGCGGAGGATTTGTGAGTCGCGCACCAATGTATGTATTGCGGGGAGCAATGCCGGTTAATACACTTGCACTCCATACAGAAAGTATGATGCTCAGCATTCTTGTTAAATATTTTGGAAAGTTTCTGGTGAAAGAAGTTCCATTCACCGAAAATTATTTCCTGGAAGATGCGCGGCTGTTTCGTAAAGCATTAAAGCTGCCTTTGGTTTATGTAGGCGGAATACTATCAAAAGAAAATATTGAACAGGTTTTATCAGCGGGATTTGATGCCGTTGCCATTGCACGGGCGTTGATTCGTGATCCTGATTTCATCAATAAACTTTTGCGCTCGGAATTGCTTCATTCTGCCTGCGATACCTGTAATTATTGCGTTGCACTAATTTATGACGGGCCATTCAGTTGTATTCAAAACGACAGAATGGGTCTTTGAAAAGAAAAACAAAGCATTGATAGGCGGCTAAAATTGAATGAAGAAATGCTTGCTTCAACATTCGCTCCGTTCCGCATCCGCTCCATGAGCCTGTCAAAGGGTTCGATGTTTGCAATGATGCAGCAGGTATCATTACGTTGACGCCGCCAATTGTTGATTGCGTACATTACTTGCACAACTCCTATCGCTTCATCACTTTTGCATTGAAACGTCAAACTCAATAAAACTTCAATAATGATAAAACAGGAAACTCCGCAATCATTGCGTCATGACGACAGTACAGGTCTGAGTGCGAAGGTGCAATCGCGCAACCGGCATTCATTCAAACCAAATGGATCATTTAATGTGATCGTTGAAGGGCTCCCCTGGCTGAAACCCTACGAAATGTACCACGGACTTATCACCATGTCGTGGTGGAAATTTAATCTTACGGTGCTGATCACTTTTCTCACCGTGAATAGTTTTTTTGCCGCAATATATTTCCTGATAGGTGTGAATGAACTCACCGCTTACAGTGGCACCTCTGAATGGGAAGCCTTTCAACATTGCTTCTTTTTCAGCGCCCAATCTCTAACTACAGTTGGATATGGACGAATTGCTCCGGTCGGACCTGCTACAAGTTGGGTGGCCTCCTTCGAAGCCATGACAGGCCTGTTGATTTTTGCATTGGCAACCGGTTTATTATATGGTAAATTTTCAAGGCCCAGTGCGCGCATTATTCATAGCAACAATGCGCTTGTTTCACCTTATCAATCGGAAACTGCGTTCATGTTCCGAATCGCCAATAAACGTACTTCGCAATTGGTGGATGCCGATGTGCAGGTTACGTTGAACAAGATTGATGTGGTGAATGGAGAGGAACGCAGGATGTTTTATCCGCTTAAACTGGAACGTCATCGTATCAATATGCTGCCATTGACCTGGACAGTTGTACATCCTATCAATGAAGAGAGCCCGTTGTATGGCAAGACGATGGAAGACTGGGAAAAAGAAGACATCGAAATCCTGGTTTACTTCAAAGCATTTGATGAAACATTTGCCAATCACGTTCATTCACGTATTTCCTATAAAAGGGAAAATCTTGTTTGGGGTGCGAAGTTCATTCTCAATTTTAAGGAGTCACAAGATGGTGCCACTATTCACTATGTGAATATGATTGATGATTATGAGACGGTGGAATTGCCGGGATATCGGGCTGCGGCGGGTGCATGAGTAATGTGTTGACAAAGAATATTCTGTTTTTTTGATCGGGTAAAACTTTCAGAAAACACCAAACTCTTTCCTGTATGATTACCGGAAAAGCAATTTTCTTCCTAATTCCTAATTCTTAATTCTTAATTCCCCGAAATCTTAAGAAAAAGCTAAAGTTTTAAAAATAAGAATCCAACCTCTTATTTTTGACCCCCGTTAAAAAACGCTATGGAACTAATAGGACAAAATACTACAGTTGACATCGCTGCACTGAATGAGCGCATCAACCGCGAAAGCGCTTTCGTGGAATTGTTGAATATTGAACTGGGCAAAACCATCGTCGGTCAGAAATACATGATTGAACGTCTGATGCTGGCCATGCTTTCCAACGGACACATCCTGCTGGAAGGTGTTCCCGGACTTGCAAAAACGCTGGCCATCAAATCACTGGCAGCCGCCATTCATGCAAAGTTTGCACGCATTCAGTTTACACCTGATCTTCTTCCTGCAGATCTTATTGGAACGATGATCTACAGCCAAAAGGATGGTGAATTTGCAGTGAAGAAAGGTCCCATCTTCGCCAACTTTGTTTTAGCGGACGAGATTAACCGCGCACCTGCTAAAGTGCAGTCAGCATTGCTGGAAGCGATGCAGGAAAAACAAGTGACTATCGGCGACAAAACTTTCTTGTTAGATGAACCATTTCTCGTGCTCGCAACGCAAAACCCGATTGAACAGGAAGGAACCTATCCGCTTCCAGAGGCACAGGTCGATCGCTTCATGCTGAAAGCAGTGATCAATTATCCGAAGATTGATGAAGAGCAAATGATCATTCGTCAGAACATGCAGATGGCTGACAAAATCATTAATCCTGTCGTGAACAAGGAAGACATTCTAAGCGCGCGAAAAACTGTGCGGGAAATTTATATGGATGAAAAGATTGAGCGTTATATACTGCACATTGTTTTCGCCACCCGCAAACCGGAAGACTATAAGCTCGACAAGCTCAAACCACTGATCAGTTATGGTGGTTCGCCGCGTGCAAGTATCAATCTTGCTGTAGCAGCTAAGGCATATGCATTTATAAAAAGAAGAGGCTATGTAATTCCTGAAGATGTTCGTGCTATTTGTTACGACGTGATGCGTCATCGGATTGGACTCACTTACGAAGCAGAAGCCGATAATGTGACACCGGAAGATGTGATCAGTGAGATATTGAATGCGGTGGAAGTTCCTTAGCGTTGACAGTTGACAGTTGACAGTTGTGAGGTTATGTCAGGTGTTGACTGATTGAAGTTGAATGGAGCTATAAAATTTGTAATGACAAAATATTCGACATACACTGAATTGAATGTTTGGAAGAAAGCGAGAGTCCTTGCAGTGAGTGTATATTCTCTTACTGCTCAATTTCCTAAATCTGAACTTTATGGACTCACGTCTCAAATAAGAAGAGCCTCTGTTTCAGTTGCAGCAAATATTGCCGAAGGATGCGGCAGGCAATACAAAAAGGAAACATTGCAGTTCTTATTCATTGCAAGAGGTTCACTATTTGAGTTGGAAGCTGAGCTTTACCTGGCGTTCGACTTTCGCTATATAACCGATAAAGAATTGCAAATTTTATTGGAGACTTTAATCGAATGCAGAAAACTTCTCAGCGGATTCATCAACTATCTGCAAGCAGCAAAATTGAAGTAACCAAAAAATCGACTTAAGACACCAGACAACTCGCAACCGACAACTGACAACTGACAACTGACAACTGACAACTCACAACATTGCCACACCCAATGATCAACCTTCATCCTTCCTCCTCCGACAAGCGTAAAAAACTCCGTCGCATCGAGATCAAAACGCGGAAGTTGTCCAACCAGATTTTTTCGGGCAGTTACCACTCTGCGTTTAAGGGAAGGGGAATTTCTTTCAGTGAAGTGCGTGAATACCAGTTTGGTGATGACCTGCGGACGATTGACTGGAATGTAACCGCAAGGCATGATAAACCTTTTGTAAAAGTATATGAAGAAGAACGTGAACTTACATTGATGCTCATGATTGATGTGAGCCGTTCGTCTTTTTTCGGAACGCAGAATGAATTTAAAAATCACATCATCGCCGAGATCAGCGGCATCCTTGCTTTCTCCGCCATCACCAACAATGATAAAGTAGGCGTGATTTTTTTCAGCAGCAAGGTGGAAAAATTTATTCCTCCAAAAAAAGGAAAGACACACATCCTCCGCATCATTTCAGAGATCTATGATTTTCATCCAATGCATACGGGAACCAACATGGCCGAAGCATTGAAATATTTGAACAACGTGGTGAAGAAAAAATGCATCACCTTCCTGATATCAGATTTTATGAATCCGGTTACCGAAAATGGAAATGGTAAAGAATTGAAAAACTCGGTGAACATCGTCGCACGAAAGCATGACCTTATCGGTTTGCACATCTATGATGAAAGGGAAGTTAATCTTCCAAATATCGGCTTGATAAAAGTGGCGGATGCGGAAACCGGCAAAGAATTCTGGATCGATACTTCGAAAAGGACATTGCGTGAAAAATACACGAAAGACTTCAGGGAAAATCTTCGTTTTGTAAAAGACCTTTTTGGAAAAAGCGGCGCGCAACTGGAATCCATAAAAACGGAGGACAGCTATGTTATTGCTTTGATGAATATGTTTAAACAACGGGAGATGAGAAGATGACGGGAATGAAAATTGGAAAGGAAAAATCTGCGATGGAGAAATGGTTCCACGCTATTCTTAGAAAGTTTTTATTGCATGCACCATTGTTAGGGCTGGCAATTATATGCTTTGCACACACAAATATCTCAGCGCAAGACAAATCAGTAACACTGAAGCCTGATTCCACGCACATCGTAATCGGAGACTTTCTGCAATTAAAACTTACGGTGCTTGCTTCCGATGAATTCATGGTCAGCTTGCCGGCGGTTAAAGACACGGTGGGAAAAATGGAGCTGGTGAAGGTGTCAAAGATTGATACTGCTATTCATGATCAAAGTAAAGCATTCACACAAACATATACGGTATCAGCTTACGATTCGGGAAGCTATCGTGCTGGTCCGGTATTGGTATTGTTCAAAAGTAAAAACGGAAGTGTCGACAGTTTGTATTCAGACTCCTTTATGATTCAGGTCTCGACGTTGCCTGTTGATACTTCGAAGGCATTCAAAGCAATCAAGGAACCCGTTGATGTGCCCTATACATTTAATGAATTCATTCCGCTGATTTCAGGAGGCTTGCTTTTGATTGCTATCATCATAGCGATGGTTTGGTATTTCCGGTGGAGAAGAAAAAACAGGAAACCAAAAGTGATTGAAAGGCCAAAACCGAAAGATCCACCGCATGTTTGGGCAAGAAAAGAATTAAAAAAGCTGGAGGAAGAGAAACTTTGGCAGAAGGATGAAATCAAGCAGTATTATAGCAGGCTGACGGATATTTTGAGACTGTACCTTGAATACCGATACAACTGGTTTGCGCTGGAATCGACTACAGAAAAAATCAGGGAAGACATCAATGACTATGCAATGAGTGAAGATGCAAAGAAGAATTTACTGACTGTTTTAAATGAAGGTGATCTTGTAAAATTTGCAAAGCGAATTCCGATGCCGGATGAAAATGTGAGGGTGTTGGAGAGAGCTTATCAGTTTGTTGATTTGACAGAGATGAAGGAAACGGTGAAGGAGTAGATGTGATGTTAAATAATATCGAAAATTATCCGCCAGGCATCCTTGTCAGCACAACCATCATTGATTGCAAAGGCTTTGCCTGAAATCAATGAACTGATTTCAATTTTTGTGAAAAGCATTGCAACTGCAGCAACCAATTTGAAAACTGAATTATAAAAAGAAAACAAAAGTGAACCCAACGAATAATAAACAAACTCGTTCTGAAATCAAAACTCATTAATCAATATTCCAAATGAAAGCTTAAACCTTAAACCTGTAAGAAAGAACAACTAATAGCATAAAGCTTCATTAACAAACTCGTTCTAAAATCAAAAATCGTTAATCGGTGTTCGTTATTCCAAATGAATAATTGAATCTGTTCGATATCTAATCCATGTTTAGCAACCTTTCACATATAGTTTTCGCTGACCAATGGGTTCTCTGGCTCCTTCCCGCAGTAATAGCGCTGGCGATCGCATGGTGGTATTTTCTTGCTAAGAAAAATAATCCTGCTATGGAACTGTCTTCCACGCGCTCCTTTGCAGGTTATAGAAATCCGTTAAGAGCTTCACTAAAGAAAATGTTGCCGGCATTGCGTGTGCTCACTATTTTATTGTTGCTCGTAGCGCTTGCCCGGCCACAGACTTCTTATGATGAGCAAAAGGTAACTACAGAAGGAATCGACATTGTACTTGCTATTGATGTTTCTTCTTCCATGCTGGCGAAGGATTTTTCTCCAAACCGGATGGAGTCGGCGAAAAAGGAAGCCACGAATTTTATTGATGAAAGACCACATGACCGTATCGGCCTCGTTATTTTTTCCGGAGAAAGTTTTACGCAATGTCCGGCAACCATCGATCATGCTGTTTTAAAAAAACAATTATCACAAATCAGGAATGGTTTGCTGGAAGACGGAACTGCTATTGGAATGGGCCTGGCCACTGCAACCCAGCGCATGAAAGAAAGCAAAGCGAAAAGTAAGGTCGTTATCCTGATGACAGACGGCGTAAATAATAAAGGACTGATTGATCCGCTAACTGCCTGCGATATTGCGATGCAATATGGAGTGAGAGTGTACACAATTGGAATCGGTACCAATGGCAAAGCGATGACACCCGTTGCCATGAGTCCTGATGGTGATTTTATTTTTGACTACCAGGACGTTCAGATTGATGAAGAATTGCTGAAAGATATTGCAAAGAAAACCGGAGGTCAATATTTTCGCGCTACGAATAATAAGAAACTTAAAGAAATCTACGCGCAGATTGACAAGCTGGAAAAGACAAAAATTGAAATGAGTGCTTTTCAGCGAAAGACGGAGAAATTTCATGCATTCGTTTTATTAGCCGGACTAATTTTACTGGTTGAAATTTTATTGCGTTACCTCTTTTTAAAAAGTGTACCCTGAATGTTTCGTTTCGAACATATAGAATATCTCTGGCTGTTGCTGGCAATCTTTCCGGTAACCTTACTATTCCTGTTTTTTTATTGGTGGAGAAGCAGGGCGATTGGAAGAATCGGTAACAAAGCACTTGTATTGCAAATGATTCCTGACTTCTCTAACCGCAAGCAGGTGTTGAAGTTTACCTTGTTGCTGTTCGCATATGTTTTTATTGTGTTGGGATTTGCAAATCCTCAATTGGGCACCAGGCAGGAAAAAGTGAAACGCGAAGGAATTGATGTGATGATTGCACTCGACGTTTCCAATTCCATGATGAGTGAAGATGTAAAGCCAAGCCGTTTGGACCGGTCCAAAAATTTCATTTCAAATTTCATAGATAAACTCAGCAACGACCGGTTAGGTATGATTGTATTTGCAGGTAATGCTTACATGCAAATGCCTTTGACGGTGGATTACAGTGCTGCCAGGTTGTACCTGCGTACTATAAATCCTGTCATGATCCCTACACAAGGAACAAATTTTGCGGAAGCGATTGATCTTGCAAATCAGGGTTTCGTAAAAGGTGATAATAGCCACAAAGCGCTCATCATCATTACAGACGGCGAAGACAATGAAGGAGGAGTGGATGAAAAAATTGCGGAAGCAGTAAAAGAAGGCGTGAAGATTTATACGATTGGCGTGGGTTCAGAAAGCGGCTCACCAATTCCGGAGGGCAATGATTTTAAACGGGATGAAAGCGGTAACATCGTGCTTTCGAAACTCAATGAGCAAATGTTGCGCGACATTGCATCGAAAGGTAGTGGGAAATATTTTTTGTTGGGAAGCGGAAATGATGAAGTAGACGCTGTACTGAAAGAATTGAAAGGGATCAGCACAAAAGAATTCGAAGAAGTGATCTTTACCGACTTTGACGATTATTTTCAATGGTGCCTGGCTATTGCAACCGTCTTGTTAATGGTTGAATGGTGGTTGAGTGAAAGGAAAACCAGGTTTTCTTTAAGATTTTAAATGGTATTAAACTCCACTAAAAATGAAAAAATAGGATCATGGCCTTCTTCAAAATATTGACAAGATTTTCTTTCGCAATTATGTGCTTCGCGTTCATCGGCATACGCTATTCGAATGCTCAAATCCCTTTTTCCAACCAGCCGGAAAAAACACAAACACGTTCCGGCAACAATGAATACCAGAAGTCAAATTTTACAGAAGCCGAAGCGAACTACAAAAAAGCACTCGACATAAAAAACAATATGCCCGAAGCAACTTTTAACCTCGGCGATGCTGTATATGAACAAAAGCGCTACGAGGATGCGCAGAAACAATTCCAGCTTGCTGCAAAAACAAATGCGGATGTTAGCATGCAGGCAAAAGCTTTTCACAATCTTGGAAATGCTTACCTGGAACAAAAGAAATATGAAGATGCGATTGCCGCCTATAAAAATGCTTTGAAGATCAATCCTGCTGATGCGGATACAAAATACAATCTTGCGTTTGCCAATGCCATGCTGCAAAAGAATCAGGATGGAGACGGAAATGATAATAAAAAACAGGATCAAAAGAACCAGGACAATAAGGATCAGAAGGACCAGCAGAATAAAGATCAACAGAACCAGGATCAGAAAGACCAACAAAATAAGGATCAGGAAAACAAAGATCAACAGGCAAATAACCAGGATCAAAAAGACAACCAGCAGCAACAACCTCAAAAATCCGGGCTTACCAGGCAGGAAGCAGACCAGTTATTAGCTGCACTTGAAAATGAAGAACAAAAAGTAAATCAGAAAATGCAGAAGAAACAAATGAAAGGGGTGAGGGTGAGAATTAAGAAGGACTGGTAATTGAAGTGGTTTCTTTCAACAGTCGCAGTGGCGTTTCTTTGAAATTTGTAATGCTGATAGAAAGTACCCTTCGACAAGTTCGGGGAGCGGCATCGATGGAAAGCGCTTCTTCGCAAGGCACCGTTCCTGAGCCTGTCGATGGGCTTTAAATAAAATGATAATTAATTGATGCGATTCACAACATGCTATATAGGAATAAT includes these proteins:
- a CDS encoding VWA domain-containing protein produces the protein MFSNLSHIVFADQWVLWLLPAVIALAIAWWYFLAKKNNPAMELSSTRSFAGYRNPLRASLKKMLPALRVLTILLLLVALARPQTSYDEQKVTTEGIDIVLAIDVSSSMLAKDFSPNRMESAKKEATNFIDERPHDRIGLVIFSGESFTQCPATIDHAVLKKQLSQIRNGLLEDGTAIGMGLATATQRMKESKAKSKVVILMTDGVNNKGLIDPLTACDIAMQYGVRVYTIGIGTNGKAMTPVAMSPDGDFIFDYQDVQIDEELLKDIAKKTGGQYFRATNNKKLKEIYAQIDKLEKTKIEMSAFQRKTEKFHAFVLLAGLILLVEILLRYLFLKSVP
- a CDS encoding four helix bundle protein, which gives rise to MTKYSTYTELNVWKKARVLAVSVYSLTAQFPKSELYGLTSQIRRASVSVAANIAEGCGRQYKKETLQFLFIARGSLFELEAELYLAFDFRYITDKELQILLETLIECRKLLSGFINYLQAAKLK
- a CDS encoding AAA family ATPase; its protein translation is MGQNTTVDIAALNERINRESAFVELLNIELGKTIVGQKYMIERLMLAMLSNGHILLEGVPGLAKTLAIKSLAAAIHAKFARIQFTPDLLPADLIGTMIYSQKDGEFAVKKGPIFANFVLADEINRAPAKVQSALLEAMQEKQVTIGDKTFLLDEPFLVLATQNPIEQEGTYPLPEAQVDRFMLKAVINYPKIDEEQMIIRQNMQMADKIINPVVNKEDILSARKTVREIYMDEKIERYILHIVFATRKPEDYKLDKLKPLISYGGSPRASINLAVAAKAYAFIKRRGYVIPEDVRAICYDVMRHRIGLTYEAEADNVTPEDVISEILNAVEVP
- a CDS encoding NADH:flavin oxidoreductase, translating into MLFTPVKIGPLKLRNLFIRAAAFEGMSPQHGVSQKLINYHQSVAAGGIGMTTVAYAAVSKNGLSFPHQLWLRAEVVPPLRKLTDAVHAQGAAASIQLGHCGNMSKRSVTGTRPVAPSARFNMYAPSFPRAMRKVEIPEMAKSFGNAVRLAQQAGFDAVEIHAGHGYLISQFLSPFTNHRKDEFGGSLINRMRFLKMVIDEVMEAAATKTAVLVKMNMRDGFEGGMEIDESLQVAAMLENAGVHALVLSGGFVSRAPMYVLRGAMPVNTLALHTESMMLSILVKYFGKFLVKEVPFTENYFLEDARLFRKALKLPLVYVGGILSKENIEQVLSAGFDAVAIARALIRDPDFINKLLRSELLHSACDTCNYCVALIYDGPFSCIQNDRMGL
- a CDS encoding VWA domain-containing protein, producing the protein MFRFEHIEYLWLLLAIFPVTLLFLFFYWWRSRAIGRIGNKALVLQMIPDFSNRKQVLKFTLLLFAYVFIVLGFANPQLGTRQEKVKREGIDVMIALDVSNSMMSEDVKPSRLDRSKNFISNFIDKLSNDRLGMIVFAGNAYMQMPLTVDYSAARLYLRTINPVMIPTQGTNFAEAIDLANQGFVKGDNSHKALIIITDGEDNEGGVDEKIAEAVKEGVKIYTIGVGSESGSPIPEGNDFKRDESGNIVLSKLNEQMLRDIASKGSGKYFLLGSGNDEVDAVLKELKGISTKEFEEVIFTDFDDYFQWCLAIATVLLMVEWWLSERKTRFSLRF
- a CDS encoding tetratricopeptide repeat protein, which produces MAFFKILTRFSFAIMCFAFIGIRYSNAQIPFSNQPEKTQTRSGNNEYQKSNFTEAEANYKKALDIKNNMPEATFNLGDAVYEQKRYEDAQKQFQLAAKTNADVSMQAKAFHNLGNAYLEQKKYEDAIAAYKNALKINPADADTKYNLAFANAMLQKNQDGDGNDNKKQDQKNQDNKDQKDQQNKDQQNQDQKDQQNKDQENKDQQANNQDQKDNQQQQPQKSGLTRQEADQLLAALENEEQKVNQKMQKKQMKGVRVRIKKDW
- a CDS encoding ion transporter; this encodes MIKQETPQSLRHDDSTGLSAKVQSRNRHSFKPNGSFNVIVEGLPWLKPYEMYHGLITMSWWKFNLTVLITFLTVNSFFAAIYFLIGVNELTAYSGTSEWEAFQHCFFFSAQSLTTVGYGRIAPVGPATSWVASFEAMTGLLIFALATGLLYGKFSRPSARIIHSNNALVSPYQSETAFMFRIANKRTSQLVDADVQVTLNKIDVVNGEERRMFYPLKLERHRINMLPLTWTVVHPINEESPLYGKTMEDWEKEDIEILVYFKAFDETFANHVHSRISYKRENLVWGAKFILNFKESQDGATIHYVNMIDDYETVELPGYRAAAGA
- a CDS encoding DUF58 domain-containing protein, whose amino-acid sequence is MINLHPSSSDKRKKLRRIEIKTRKLSNQIFSGSYHSAFKGRGISFSEVREYQFGDDLRTIDWNVTARHDKPFVKVYEEERELTLMLMIDVSRSSFFGTQNEFKNHIIAEISGILAFSAITNNDKVGVIFFSSKVEKFIPPKKGKTHILRIISEIYDFHPMHTGTNMAEALKYLNNVVKKKCITFLISDFMNPVTENGNGKELKNSVNIVARKHDLIGLHIYDEREVNLPNIGLIKVADAETGKEFWIDTSKRTLREKYTKDFRENLRFVKDLFGKSGAQLESIKTEDSYVIALMNMFKQREMRR